The sequence below is a genomic window from Candidatus Latescibacter sp..
AAAAAAGGGGGAAGAGAGAAAAAATACATCTATAATTAAGGTTTAAGGTACTACCGCGTTTACGAAGGGATCACATTTTCTATGAAATTGTCCCTGAACTATCCGGTAGTACCTCAAATGTGAGCTTTATATACGCTAAGAATATGCCAAATAATAAAGATAAATAAAAATATTCATGATAAATACTTAAATCTCCATATTTATCAAATACTTAAAAAAAAGTACTATCCCTTTGCATGGAAAATGGAAAAATCGATTGAAAGGGAAAATGTACTGTTATTCGTCTCAAATGTGAGAACAGTAAGATGGGAAAATAATGTTTTAGCTGGTAAAAAATTATAATACAATATTTTGCAGTTATTTCTCACTATTGACACTGTGTCTCATGGTTGAGATGGACATTGTCATATCAGCTTTTTTCAGCCGACGGTAAAGGGTCGCCCGGCTCATTCCCAGCTTTTTTGCTGCCAGTGATACATCCCCTTTTGCCAGAAGGATCGCTTCGCGGAAGAGTTTGCGCGAGGAATCGTCCCGTGTGCGGTGTATCTCTGCTAAATCGTCGGAGATAGTAGTTCCTGTCACCTCTTCATCCATCCGGTCTTTCAAACTGGACGGGATATCATCCCAGGAGATAGTTTTTGATTGGGCGATAAGGACGGCATGTTCGAGGGCATTTTCCAATTCCCGTATATTCCCTTGCCAGGAATAATCCATAAGTTTTTTGAGTACTCCGGGATCGATTCCGGCGATCTGTTTTCCCGAGGATTTGGAGAATTTTTCGATAAAAAATTGTATGAACTCAGGTATATCGATCTTGCGGTCGCGCAGAGGAGGTATCTGGATGGTCAGAACATTGAGGCGCCAGAACAGTTCCTCGCGGAACTCCCCATTCTGGATGGCTTTTTTCAGATCGCGGTTGGTGGCGGCGATTACGCGAGCGGATACCGGTATTATGTGCTCCGAGCCGACTCGCTGGATCATCTTTTCCTGGAGAACCCGCAAAAGTTTCATCTGGAGATCGAGAGGCATATCCCCGATCTCATCCAGAAAGATAGTGCCTCCGGTGGCCTGTTCGAATTTGCCGATGTAGCCTCCCTTGCGGGCGCCGGTAAACGCCCCTTCGGCATACCCGAACAGTTCGCTTTCGATCAAATCTTTGGGAATGGCGGCGCAGTTCACCGGTATGAAAGGGCCATCCGCCACTAGTGAAGCGTTATGGACAGCCTGGCTGAACAGCTCCTTTCCCGTGCCGCTCTCGCCTATGATGAGCACGTTTGAATTGGTCGGGGCGGCGAGCCGGGCCAGTTTCACTGTTTCCGCAAGGGAGGTGGAATGCCCGATGATGTCTTCGAAGGTATAGCGTGGACGCTGTGAGGTGAACCGTGAGAGCAGCTTCACCGTATCCTCCATGGGGCGGAAGGATATCACGCTTCCACGGTGTTCCCCTGAAGCGTCCCGGAAAGAACGAGTGGTCACCACTGCCGCGAACTTGCTGGCCGGGGTGATGAATGTCACAACACGGTTGTCGAGATCGTTGCCCTGTGAAATAATGCTGGCCAGAGATGGTTTGTATGAGGTAATCGCATCTATGTTCCGTGAACCGCGCGCGGAATCATCCAGGCCGAGCGACTTGCGGGCAAGATTGTTGAAATCCTGTATGATACCGTTTTCATCCACAGCTATGATGCCGTTGGTGATTGAATTGAAAATCGCGGTTATCCGGGCGTACATGGTATCGATGACATCCAATTTTTTCTGATTTTCATCGGCCAGCCGCTTCATTTCCGTATGGATGACCGCATTCTCGATGGCCAGGGCGGATAATCCCGCTATGTGCAGGAGTACATCGACGCCGATAGAGAGGAACAGTCCCTTCGGATCGTCATTCTCCTTGTCAATGCCGAAAAGGCTGATCACTCCGAGGCTCTTGTTACGGTTGATCAGGGGAAGGCATATATTCCACTGGTCGCGCCCGGAAGTGTCCGGAAAAGGTTTGGCTGTATCGATGGTACGGATTTTGGGTTCGCCGGTCAAAAAACAACTGGCAGCGGTCTCCCGGGGATAATTCTTCACAAAAGTGGATTTAAGACCGTAGGAAGTGGTTTTGGTTACCGTTCCCTTGCTGTCCATGAGATAGATGATGACCCCGTTTATTCCGAAACTGTTGGCGATCTCCCAGGCCAGTTCATCGAGGATAACGTCCAGATCGAGCGACGATGAAACCGTACCGGCAATCTTGTTCGAGAGTTCCAGGAGCTTGGCCTTGTATTCAAGGTTTTCATATTCCTGAGCGTGCTTTATCGAGCCTGCGATGCTTGCAGTAAAATTATTCAGCTCCTGCGCCTCTCTCTCGGTGAATTCACGCTCCACCTTGCTCCGGATGTTGACCACTCCGAGAAGCTCATCGTTCCAGAGAATGGGCACTGAAAGAATCGATGGGTATTTTTCATCTTCCGAATAGGCGGAATAAAAGCTCCGGGGATCTTTCAGGATATTTTTAGAGGTCAGGTATTTCCGGGTTTTCGCCACCATCCCGGTGATACCCTGGCCGATGGAAATCCGCACGTTTCCGATGGCGATGGGGTCAAGACCGATGCTGATGCGGAGCACCAGGGTGTCGGTCTCCGGCTCCTTGAGGAAGATGAGCACATCATCCACCGAAAGGTACTCGCCGATGATGCGGGCAAGGAGCTCCAGCCGCTCTTCGACCACCAGCGGGGCGTTCGCCAGTTTCATGGCGTGGGTGAGGAGCACTTTCGATCGGATGGCATCGAATCCTTCCGATTTTGTCTCGCCGGTAGTCATTTCTTATTTCTCTTTCTGCACCATGTAATGCATATGCAACTCGGTATGCCCCAGCCGCTCCGCGCTGGTCCTTTTTCCACCGAAGGTAATTTTTTCGGCAGAGACAATACTCCCCGAATCACACGGTAATGGTTTGCACCCGGTCGGACCCGATGGAAACATACTTGATGGGTGTTTCCACGAATTCGCTGATTCGGGCGAGGTACATCCTGGCCGCTGCGGGAAGGTCCTGGAAAAGCCGTATATCGCGGGTTGATGTCATCCAGCCGGCATGGGTTTCGTAAACCGGCTCTACTTCTCCAAGTACAGTGATATCCGCAGGGAAATTATCGAGAATCCTGCCGCCATACCTGTATCCGGTGCATATTTTTATCTCC
It includes:
- a CDS encoding sigma 54-interacting transcriptional regulator; the protein is MTTGETKSEGFDAIRSKVLLTHAMKLANAPLVVEERLELLARIIGEYLSVDDVLIFLKEPETDTLVLRISIGLDPIAIGNVRISIGQGITGMVAKTRKYLTSKNILKDPRSFYSAYSEDEKYPSILSVPILWNDELLGVVNIRSKVEREFTEREAQELNNFTASIAGSIKHAQEYENLEYKAKLLELSNKIAGTVSSSLDLDVILDELAWEIANSFGINGVIIYLMDSKGTVTKTTSYGLKSTFVKNYPRETAASCFLTGEPKIRTIDTAKPFPDTSGRDQWNICLPLINRNKSLGVISLFGIDKENDDPKGLFLSIGVDVLLHIAGLSALAIENAVIHTEMKRLADENQKKLDVIDTMYARITAIFNSITNGIIAVDENGIIQDFNNLARKSLGLDDSARGSRNIDAITSYKPSLASIISQGNDLDNRVVTFITPASKFAAVVTTRSFRDASGEHRGSVISFRPMEDTVKLLSRFTSQRPRYTFEDIIGHSTSLAETVKLARLAAPTNSNVLIIGESGTGKELFSQAVHNASLVADGPFIPVNCAAIPKDLIESELFGYAEGAFTGARKGGYIGKFEQATGGTIFLDEIGDMPLDLQMKLLRVLQEKMIQRVGSEHIIPVSARVIAATNRDLKKAIQNGEFREELFWRLNVLTIQIPPLRDRKIDIPEFIQFFIEKFSKSSGKQIAGIDPGVLKKLMDYSWQGNIRELENALEHAVLIAQSKTISWDDIPSSLKDRMDEEVTGTTISDDLAEIHRTRDDSSRKLFREAILLAKGDVSLAAKKLGMSRATLYRRLKKADMTMSISTMRHSVNSEK